The genomic segment TGCTTTTCCATGACAAATCTCCCCGCCTGGCGGTGGAGGCCCTGATGACCCGCGATCCCAAGTCCGAAAAATGACCGCAGAACTGATCTCGGAACAGAACGGCCTGAGCATCCTGAGCTTTGATATCCTGAACCGGTATGGCATAAAGCACGGGATGGTCATCAAGTCAAACGGACGGGAAATAGACAAGGAGCAGGTTTACCAGAAACTGGGAACCGGGGGCAGGCTGGCGGTGACCCACCATGTCCACGGAGCGCACATAGAAACGATCCCGCCGGAATATTCCGGGTACTACCCAAAAAAGATCGAAGCTGACGGGCTGATGACCCAGGTTCCCGGCGCGGTGATCACCATCCACACCGCCGACTGCGTCCCCATATTCCTGGCGGACAAGGAAAACAAAGCGGTCTGCCTGATCCATGCCGGATGGAAGGGTACCGCCCTGGGCATCGCCCAAAAGGGACTGCAGCAGTTCATGGCGGCATACGGCCTTAAACCGGGAAGCATTGCGGCGGTGATCGGTCCGGCCATCGAACAGAACTGCTATCAGGTCGGGGCAGAAGTGGCTGACAAGTTCGGTCCGCCGGTCAAAATATCAGAGGGCGGCGGCAAATGGCGGTTGGACCTGAAGGCAGAGAACCGGAGCCAGATAGTTCAAGCCTGGCTTTCACCTGAAGACATTCATGTCTCGGAACTCTGCACCTTCTGCCAGCACCGCCTGCTTCATTCATACCGGAGAGAAAAAAAGCTTAAAAGCCAAATGATCTCATTTATGGAGGCTTAGGAAATGGACGAACAAACAGCCCCGGTTGCGGAACAGCCACAAAGCAGACCCAAGATGGACAGATCCGACCGGATGAAGGTCTACCACAACATCCGGGAGGTTTCCCAGATGGCGGAGCTGGAGCCGTATATCCTGAGATTCTGGGAGAGCGAGTTTTCGGCGCTCAAGCCCAAGACCACCCGGGGCGGCCGCCGCCAGTACCAGGTGGAGGACATCAAGATGGTGCTGCTGATCAAGAAGCTGCTGTACCAGGACGGCTACACTATAGCCGGGGCCCGCAACCGCCTGAAGGAGATCAAGGAAAAGGAGCGGGACCAGCTGGAGATCCCTTTCAACCAATGGCGCAGCCGGTCGGGGGTCAAGGCCATCGCCGGAGAACTGAGGCAGGTGCTGGATATTCTAAACCGGAAGCCGCCCTCTTTAAAATAAATAAATACTGCTTGCATTAAAACTGATTTTTTCGTATAATTAGAGTTTGTGTCGGGGTGTAGCGCAGTCCGGTTAGCGCACTTGACTGGGGGTCAAGGGGCCGGTGGTTCGAATCCACTCACCCCGACCATTTAAAAAATCAAACAGGATAGACAGATTACCCGGGATACTTTGCCAGTTCTCAAGTTGTGATCCCATAATCATGTTAATCCTGTCAATTAAACTCTAACTCAATCAAACGGGGTGTAGCGCAGCCCGGTAGCGCGCTTGGTTCGGGACCAAGAAGTCGGAGGTTCGAATCCTCTCACCCCGACCACTTTTATAAAACTAAATAAAATACGGCATGACCTTGGATCCGGACCAGGGAGTGCCTTTTTCCCTGCCTTTTATTGTAAAAAATAAAAGGCTTTAGTTTTAAGGGTCAAGACCAGAGAAAATACCGTCATCAACACTATTACAGGAATGATATGCCGTTTTCCGAGTCGGAATTCATCACCAAGTTAGTCAACAAGTTCCGCCGCACAGTCATCGGCGGCCCCAAGGACGTGGATGATCCTAAGATATTCCACAAGATCTCGCTGGTGGCCCTGATGGCCTGGATCGGTCTGGGAGCGGACGGGCTTTCGTCGTCTTCCTACGGTCCGGATGAAGCTTTTCGGACTCTGGGGACCCACACCTACCTGTTGGTGTTCATCGCCCTGGCCACGGCCCTGACGGTCTTTATCATCTCCTACGCCTACTCCCGGATCATCGAGCATTTCCCCCACGGCGGAGGCGGTTATATAGTGGCCACCCATACCCTGGGGGAGAAGGCCGGGGTGATTTCCGGCGCGGCCCTGCTGGTGGATTACATCCTGACCATCACCGTTTCCATCGTTTCCTGCGGCGACGCCCTGTTCAGCTTCCTGCCGCTGCATTACCATGTTTACAAGATCCCGCTGTGCGCCTTACTGATCCTGGTGCTAATCCTGCTGAACCTGAGGGGCGTCAAGGAGTCGGTCACCTTTCTGGCCCCGATCTTTGTCGTATTTTTTCTGACCCATATCATCATGATCGGTTACGGCATCCTGAGCCATACGGGACAATTTGTCCCGGTAGCCGTAGAGGTCCGAAACAGCCTCAAAACTGATATTGCGGCCATCGGAATGTGGGGAGTGCTGGCCATATTCATGCGGGCCTATTCAATGGGCGCCGGCACCTACACCGGGATCGAGGCGGTCTCCAACGGCCTGCAGGTGATGCGCGAGCCCCGGGTGAAGACCGGCAAACGGACCATGGCCCTGATGGCCACCTCGCTGGCCTTCACCGCCGGCGGACTGCTGATTTGCTATATGCTGCTCCGGGTGCAGCCGATGGCGGGAAAGACCATGAATGCGGTGCTGGCCGAAGCGTTGTTCGGCAGCTGGCCGCTGGGATCGGCGCTGGCCCTGGTGACGCTGGCATCGGAAGGGGCATTGCTGTTTGTGGCCGCCCAGACCGGTTTCATCGACGGGCCGCGGGTGATGGCCAACATGGCCATCGACTCCTGGTTCCCCCACCGCTTTGCGGCCCTGTCGGACCGGCTTTCGATGCAGAACGGCGTGCTGCTGATGGGGATCGCGTCTATGGCCCTGCTATTCTACACCAAGGGATCGATCACCATGCTGGTGATCATGTATTCCATCAACGTTTTTCTGACCTTTTCCCTTTCGGAAACGGGGATGATCAGGTATTTCATCACCCACCGCAAACGGGAAAAAGACTGGAAGAAGCATATCCCGGTGCATATCACCGGCCTGATCCTGTGCCTGACCATCCTGGGCATCGCGGTTTATGAAAAATTCCTGCACGGCGGATGGCTGACACTGGTGATCACCTTTGTATTGGTTGTTTTGTGCTACCGCATCCGCAACCATTACGAGACGGTCAAGAAGGGTTCCCGGGAGCTGGACGAGATGCTGCTGGATCTGCCAACCCACGGATCCAAGAACGTGGAACCGCTCAATCCCAAGGAGATGACGGCGGTGGTGCTGGTAAACGAATACAACGGGTTCGGGGTTCATACTCTGCTTTCAGTGATCAGAAATTTCCCGAAACTATACAAAAATTTCATCTTTATCTCAGTGGCGGTGGTTGATTCCGGATCCTTCAAGGGGGCCCAGGAAGTTGATGCCCTGAAAATATCGGTGGAGGAATCGCTTAAAAAATACGTGGATATAGCCCGGCGTTTCGGCTTCCCGGCCGATTACCGGATGGATGTGGGCACCGAGGTGATTGAGACCGCCAGCCAGCTTTGCCAGGAGGTAGCCAAGGAATATCCACGGTCCACAGTCTTCGCCAGCAAGCTGATATTCACCCGGGAAAGCATCTTCCACCGGTTCCTGCACAACGAGACCCCGTTCGCCCTGCAGCAGCGCCTGCAGTGGCTGGGCATCACCACCGTGGTGCTGCCGATCAGGACCACGATCTGAACTTATCCCCTTGGCCCCTTCTCTTGGATATATTATGGCATTCATTCAAGCAAGAAAAGGGGATCGGAGTTGAGTTTGGGATGAACTGAATAGATCATGTAAATCCTGTCAAAGGAGGGTATTTCACATGGAATTATTGATCCAAAAGCACGCCCAGGTTATAACCCGGTATTGCCTGGACCTGAAAAAGGGCGAGAAGGTCCTGATCCAGGGCGCTTATGTCACTTATCCCTTGATGAAAGAGTGCTTCAGAGCCGCCTTGGAACTGGGCGCCCATCCCCAGGTCAGGATCTCCAACGAGGAACTGAGCGAGATCATGCTCCAGCAGGGCAGCGAGGACCAGATAAAGTTCATCCACGAGAACGACCTGACCGCCTACAAGACCTTCGATGTCTTTTTGACCCTGATGGGCACCATCAACACCAGGCTGATGTCCAACGTAGACCCGGCAAAGTCCAGGCTGGCCTCGCAATCCGGGGCCCCGGTGATGCAGATTATGATGGAGCGGATGGCCAAGGGAGAGGCTCGCTGGTGCGGAACCATGCATCCCAACTGGGCCAATGCCCAGGAAGCCAG from the candidate division TA06 bacterium genome contains:
- the pgeF gene encoding peptidoglycan editing factor PgeF, giving the protein MTAELISEQNGLSILSFDILNRYGIKHGMVIKSNGREIDKEQVYQKLGTGGRLAVTHHVHGAHIETIPPEYSGYYPKKIEADGLMTQVPGAVITIHTADCVPIFLADKENKAVCLIHAGWKGTALGIAQKGLQQFMAAYGLKPGSIAAVIGPAIEQNCYQVGAEVADKFGPPVKISEGGGKWRLDLKAENRSQIVQAWLSPEDIHVSELCTFCQHRLLHSYRREKKLKSQMISFMEA
- a CDS encoding MerR family transcriptional regulator yields the protein MDEQTAPVAEQPQSRPKMDRSDRMKVYHNIREVSQMAELEPYILRFWESEFSALKPKTTRGGRRQYQVEDIKMVLLIKKLLYQDGYTIAGARNRLKEIKEKERDQLEIPFNQWRSRSGVKAIAGELRQVLDILNRKPPSLK
- a CDS encoding amino acid permease; translated protein: MPFSESEFITKLVNKFRRTVIGGPKDVDDPKIFHKISLVALMAWIGLGADGLSSSSYGPDEAFRTLGTHTYLLVFIALATALTVFIISYAYSRIIEHFPHGGGGYIVATHTLGEKAGVISGAALLVDYILTITVSIVSCGDALFSFLPLHYHVYKIPLCALLILVLILLNLRGVKESVTFLAPIFVVFFLTHIIMIGYGILSHTGQFVPVAVEVRNSLKTDIAAIGMWGVLAIFMRAYSMGAGTYTGIEAVSNGLQVMREPRVKTGKRTMALMATSLAFTAGGLLICYMLLRVQPMAGKTMNAVLAEALFGSWPLGSALALVTLASEGALLFVAAQTGFIDGPRVMANMAIDSWFPHRFAALSDRLSMQNGVLLMGIASMALLFYTKGSITMLVIMYSINVFLTFSLSETGMIRYFITHRKREKDWKKHIPVHITGLILCLTILGIAVYEKFLHGGWLTLVITFVLVVLCYRIRNHYETVKKGSRELDEMLLDLPTHGSKNVEPLNPKEMTAVVLVNEYNGFGVHTLLSVIRNFPKLYKNFIFISVAVVDSGSFKGAQEVDALKISVEESLKKYVDIARRFGFPADYRMDVGTEVIETASQLCQEVAKEYPRSTVFASKLIFTRESIFHRFLHNETPFALQQRLQWLGITTVVLPIRTTI